From the genome of Acidaminococcus sp.:
AATATTATTTATCTTTTTAATTCTCAGTCAGAGGAGGTCGGACACATGTTATTTTCCACTACGAAAGACCATGAAGAATTTCGCGCTACCATCCGCGGTTTTGCGGAAACCAAGGTAAAGCCCATCGCATTTGCGCTGGACAAAGGGAATGAATTCCCGCGTGAAATCGTAAAAGAGATGGGTGAAAACGGCTGGCTTGGGATTCCTTATCCGAAAGAATACGGCGGCGCAGGCCTGGACTATGTAAGTTATGCCATCGCTGTTGAAGAGCTGGCCCGTGTGGATGCCGGTACCGGCGTTATTCTGTCGGCTCACGTTTCCCTCGGATCCTATCCGATTTTTGCATTTGGTACGGAAGCTCAGAAGAAAAAGTACCTTGTACCCCTGGCTTCGGGCAAAAAACTCGGTGCTTTCGGCCTGACTGAACCGAACGCGGGCAGTGATGCCGGCGGTACGGAAACAACGGCCGTATTTGATGGTAAGAACTGGATCCTGAACGGCAATAAGATTTTCATCACCAACGGCGGCGAAGCTGATACCTATGTTGTCTTTGCAGTCACGGATCCGGAAGCAGGTACCCGAGGCATCAGCGCCTTCATTGTCGAAAAAGGCATGCCGGGATTCACTTTCGGCGACCACTACGACAAGATGGGTATTCGTTCTTCCGCCACGGCAGAACTGATTTTCAACAATGTTAAAGTACCGCAGGAAAACCTGCTGGGACGTCTTGGCCAGGGCTTCAAGATTGCTATGGCTACCCTCGACGGCGGCCGTATCGGTATCGCTGCACAGGCCCTCGGTATCGCCCAGGGTGCCTATGAAGCAGCCCTCAATTATTCCAAGGAACGTATCCAGTTTGGTCAGCCGATTTGCGCTCAGCAAGGCGTTTCCTTCAAACTGGCTGATATGGCAACAAGAATCCGTGCAGCCCGCTTCCTCGTGTACAGCGCAGCTGAAATGAAGACGGAGCACATGGATTACGGCATGCAGTCCGCCATGGCTAAGATGTACGCTTCCGACGCAGCTGTTTCCATTACTAACGACGCCGTACAGATTTTCGGCGGCAACGGCTACCTCAAAGGTATGGACGTGGAACGTATGTACCGCGATGCCAAGATTACGACGATTTACGAAGGCACCAACGAAATTCAGCGTGTCGTCATCGCTTCTCACATTACGGACAAGCTTTCTTCTCCGAAACATGCCGGCGGCTTTGCCAAGGAAAAGGCCATTACCGGTACGCGTAAGAAGATGATTTTCAAAGACGGTACTCCGGAAGAACAAGTGGCTTCCCTGGTAGAAGCCCTGAAGGGTGACGGTTATGACTTCACGGTCGGCATTCCTATCGATACGCCGATTGTCGACGCAGAGCGCGTAGTCAGTGCCGGTAAGGGTATCGGCGAAAAGGCCAACATGAAACTGATTGAAGACCTGGCTAAGCAGGCCGGTGCCGCTGTCGGTTCCTCCCGTCCTGTGGCTGAAACGCTGCAGTACGTACCGATTGACCGCTATGTCGGTATGTCCGGTCAGAAATTCCGCGGCAACCTGTACATCGCCTGCGGCATTTCCGGAGCTGTGCAGCACCTCAAGGGCATCAAGGATGCTACCACGATTGTAGCCATCAACACCAACGCCGGCGCTCCGATCTTCAAGAACTGCGACTACGGTATTGTCGGTGACGTCAAAGTCATCCTGCCGCTTCTCACCAAGGCACTGGATAACGGCGCACCGAAGAAACCGGCTCCTCCTATGGTCAAGATGAAGAGACCTCTCATCAAGAAAGAACTGCCGCCCGGCCTGTACGTATGCAACGGCTGCGGCTATGAGTATGATCCTGACAAGGGCGATCCTGTTGCCGACGTAAAACCGGGAACGAAATTCGAAAACCTGCCGGAAGACTGGACTTGCCCTGAATGCGGCGAACCAAAGACAGGTTTCGTCAAAGAATCCTGATAAACTGACTGCGGTAACTTTGTGATGATAAGGGGAGAAACCTCTTCTCCCCTTCTGCCCGAGAAGGAGAATCTATATGGAATGCGTAAGAAAACTGACTAAAGATTTATATTGGGTAGGTGCTGATGACCGCCGTCTGGAACTGTTTGAAAATATTCACCCCATTCCCCGCGGTGTTTCCTACAACTCCTATCTGCTGCTGGACAAAAAGACTGTTCTTTTTGATACGGCTGACTGGTCCGTCTGCCGCCAATATCTGGAAAACGTGACTGCTGTCCTGAATGGCCGTCCCCTGGATTACCTGATTATCAACCACGTGGAGCCTGACCATGCAGCCAGCCTTGAAGAAGTGCTGATTCGTCACCCCGAAACAAAAGTCATCAGCAATGAAAAAGCTTTCACCCTGATGGCCCAATTCGGTTATGAAGTGACGGACCGTGCCATCGTCGTCAAAGAAGGCGATACGATGGACTTCGGCACCCATAAGATTGCCTTTGTAGCAGCTCCGATGGTGCACTGGCCGGAAGCTATGGTATCTTTTGATACAACAACGGGAACCCTCTTCTCCGCTGATGCTTTCGGTACTTTTGGTGCCCTGGGCGGCCGGATTTTTGCTGATGAAGTCAACTTTGAACGCGACTGGCTTGACGATGCCAGACGGTACTACACCAACATTGTTGGTAAGTACGGCCCTCACGTCATGGATCTCTTGAACAAAGCTTCCAAGCTTGATATCAAGATGATTTGCCCTCTCCATGGTCCGGTCTGGAGAAAAAACATCGCCTGGTTCCTGGATAAATATATCCACTGGGCTTCCTATGAACCGGAAGAAAAAGGCGTGCTCCTGCTCTATGCTTCCATGTACGGCAACACTGAAAGCGCAGCCTCTGTCTTTGCGGCCGGTCTGGCTGAAAAAGGCATGACGAACATCGCCATGTACGATGTGTCCAAGACAGATACCTCCTATCTGATTTCCGATGCCTTCAAGTACAGCCACATCGTCCTCGCTTCGGTAACCTATAACCTGAACATCTATCCGAAGATGATGACTTTCCTGGATCACATGCGTATCCTCAACTTGCAGAACAGAATCGTCGGTATCATCGAAAACGGTTCCTGGGCCTGCACGGTTGGCACGCTGATGCATGATTACCTGGAAGACAAGATGAAAGGCATTACCATCCTGCAGGATGGCGTTACCATCAACTCCCGCATGACGGCCGGTCAGAACAGAACCATGAGCGACATGATCGATGCAGTTATCGACTCCATGAAAGAGCCTGATAAGAAGTAAACTCATTCAATAAACTCAAAAAGTAACCTCCGTTAAAACGGGGCTGTGAAACAATGATTGCCCATTGTTTCGCAGCCCCGTTTTTTGAAAAAAGACGCTATCCTCCACCGCACTTGTCAGCCCTTCCTACCGTCAGTGCTGACTGCGGTTCCCCTCTCCTTTCGAAGCCGCAAAGCGGCTTGAAAGGAGGTCCCACCTAATTGGAGTTTTAGTTTGGATTTAACAGCGTTTCTATTGAACCAATTCCTGTTATCCTACTGAACACCCACCGCAAGCGGTTCCCCCTCTTATTTTCCGAAGGAAAACAAGAGGGCTGGTACAACTATTTTCCTTTTGTGGGAAAATAAAAGCCTTAAGACCAAAATAAAAACAAGAGCTGTGAAGAAAGTTCGTAATGAAAACTTCTTCACAGCTCTCTTTGATTTTGGCATCAAGACCCACTCTTTGCGATATTTTCTTTTCTCACAACTCATAACTCAAAACTCATAACTTCTTAGGTAGGACAACCTTCTACTAAGAAGACTATACCCTCATCCCACACCTCTTTTTTGGTTCTTCACGGAAATTTGTGGACTAAAAGACATTTGACTATTGAAAAAGGACATTAACTCCTCCAAAATATAATCGTCGAAACCATACCTTGGGAGGAGAAAATGTCCTTTACTAATTACACTATTCAAAATAATGCAGAATGTCAAGATGTCTTTTACAATGTCTTCATGCCGGAAGACCCTTTTGATGACAGCCAGGAGATTGTTATTTGCAGTGAAAAGAAATATACCGACTTCCGTTGTCCTAAATGTGGTCAGAAAATGTATTCTTACGAGCCATTTTCCACCTACTTGAAAAGTTTTCCTGCGTATCCTGAGCATACCAGGATGATCCGCTTTGAAGGGCATCGCTTCCGTTGCTCCTGCTGCCATGCAACCATCACTGAGCCTATTCCCTTTAAATATCCAGGAACTCGCATTACCATGAGAGCTTCTCTCTGGATTGAGACGCTGCTTCGTAATGGAATCCCTGCCAATGCAATTGCCAAGATGTCAGGAATTCACTGGAGCACGGTTCGCTATGTCCACAAACAGCTCATGGACGAATCTCTCGATAAATATGAAATGGAATTGGAGCTGACCTCTTACAAGCCCCGTTTCCTGGCCATCGATGAGTTTGCTATCCATAAGGGACACACCTATGCCACTTGCGTCATGGATTTAGCGACAGGTTATATTCTCTGGGTTGGCAGAGGTCGGGCGATAGCTGACTTCGAGCATTTCTTCAAGGAATATGATCAGACAAAGCTGACAGAGGTCAAGGCAGTCGCCATGGATATGAACGCTTCCTACAACAAGCTGGTACAAGAACATCTGCCGCAAGCTAAGGTCGTGTATGATCGTTACCACATGCAGGCTCAATTCGGGAAGGAAGTATTAGGTGTAGTAAGACTTGATGAGGCCAGAATGCATAGGGATAAAGCCAACGACATGCAAGAAGCATTAAAAGACGCAAGTGCTGAAGACAAGCCGGCTTTGAAAGAGCGGATATCCGAGGAAAAGAAGAACTACCGCACATTGAAGAAAGTCCGCTGGCCGTTACTCACCAATGAAGATAGGCTGAATCCTAAGAGCAAAGAAGCGTTGCAGGCCATCTTTGCAGAGCACGAGGATCTGGCAATATGTTATTCCATGAAGGAAGAGATGGTAGCCCTCTATGAATTAAGGGACTATGACAAGGCTCTTGCAGGATGGAAGCGCTGGTTTAAAGCTGCACTAGGCAGCGGGATTCCGGCCCTGGTTAGGTTTGCTAAGATTAAGCTGCCAAGGATAGACGGTCTGGTGAACCATGCCCTGTACCCGATAAACACAGGGAAGCTTGAAGGCTTCAACAACAAGATTAAAGTGGCCAAAAGAAGAGCGTACGGATACAGAGATGATGAGTACTTTTTCACGTTAATTCGCTACCTCTCAATTCCGACCGTAAGGGGTATACTCCCGAAAAAACCGTGAAGAACCTCTTTTTTAATTGTTTCTGATAGACTCTGCTGCAAGACGGCCTCAGATACGCGAAAGGTAGGCGTGGGGCCCGGAAGATGTACACAAATAGTACCTCGACGGGTCACACGCCTACCTGACAAAGTAGATGAGGTCGGATTCTGCAGAGGATGTCGGAAACTTCCTTAGAAAAAGCTCTGGGCAAAGCGGCGTCGGAGACATGTCGACGACCCGATTTGCCCAGGTGCCTTTAATCAAGAATCAGACCTGGCATAAGCATTCTTCATCCCACAACTAGCCTCATACAACACCTTCCCCAGACAATCATCCGTCTCCTTCTGCGCCATGGCGGCAATGGTGTCATTGCACTTTTCAAGGAAGGTCTGGACAGAACCTTGATAAGAGGCCTTATCAAATTGCTCAAGAAGTGCATGCGCCTGCGCTCCGACACTATTCTGGTAGCGTTCGATAATGGAGGCACAGCGCCCGTAGTGGGCGTCGGCAAGGGCGGCAATGAGACGATTAGCCCAATAGAATTGGTGCGTATCCGGTTCCTTGCCCGTTTCGGCAAAGTAGGCCGGCGTCTTTGTCACATTGGCATAGAATGGGACAAAAGCGTTAAAGACGTTGGAACTTTCGGCAATCCATTCGATAGCCATCCGCTCTTTATCCACATCCGGACGCAGCTGCGTCAGCGCAAGGAAATTATTCCGGTTGATACCGATAGCGCGATATTTTCCTCTGAGGCTGCTGTCTCCATACCGTCCGTAACAATCGTAGGGTGTGCCTTGATAATGGCCGCTAAGGGCATATTTGACGTCCTCAGGCGTTATCTTTCTTTCGGGGATGAGCGACCAGGGAAGGTCATCATCCTCCGGAGTAAAATCGGCGTCCGGTCCGTCCCAGAGATAAGTCCGGGGATTCAGGTAGCGCAGCATGAACCAGGCACGCGGCGTGTTGTACGTATGGTCGGCGTCATCGTGGCTGCCAAAGGCAAGCCGTGCATTAAAGGCTCTGTCTTTCTTTAGGGAAGATGCACGCCCCGCTGCCGATGGCATAAGATCCAGATGGTGATCACGGATAAATTCTGCAAGGTCCGGAGAGCACATGTGCTCCTTTTGCTTACCCAGAGCGTCCTCCATATCAAAGCTGTCGATTCCCTGCTGATTCGGCATGACGACATAGCGGTCATCGGGCACTTTTCTGGCAATCCAGTGATGCCCGCCGATGGTTTCAAGCCACCAGACTTCCTGTGCATCCTGAAATCCGATACCATTCATTTCATAGGTCCCGTACCGTGCAAGAAGATCCCCCAGCCGCTTTACGCCTTCGCGGGCACTGTGAATATACGGCAGGACGAGAAGCAGCATATCCTCTTCACCGATACCCTCTTTGACGAGCGGATCGGCACCGAGCACGCGGTAATTAGAAGTAATCGTTTCCGTTTCGGACATAGCCACATTCGCTTCGTTGATGCCGGCTTCACCCCAGAAACCTTCATCTGGCAAAGCATTCGGCATCGCCGTGTAGCGCATCGGTTCCTCTTTCAAATCGATGGAGAATTTGGAAAGTACGGACTGATAATGGCGGGGCTGATCCTTGGGATTCACAACGATGAATTTTTTGGGAGTAAACTGTCCGGACGGAGAGTCCTCGTTGCGTGCCATCATCGTAGAACCGTCATATGTTGCTTTTCTTCCCACCAATAACGTTGTACAAGGCATAAAAATCAAATCCTCCTCTGTCCTTTTTCAGGCACAATTTCTATAGGTCTCGACGAGTTCTTTCAAAACAGCGGCAAGCTGGGGTGTCAAAACACCCTCCTTCATCTGCCAGTGCCAGTTGCCAGACGCCGTTCCGGGAAGATTCATGCGGCAGGATGACGGCAGTCCGAGGATATCCTGCATGGGCACAATCACGGTACGCGCCCGGCGGGAATAGAGATACCCCAGGAACCGGCGCCGCAGCGTGTCTTCCTCATCGCTGCCGAATTCCCTGATGGAGCTTACCATGCGCTTCATTCTCTCTCTTCCGGCGTCGTCAAGTTCTTCTTCGAACCATCCTTTCAGCGTGTTATTATCATGCGTACCCGTATAGGCGATGCAGTTTGGCTCCGTATCAAAGCTCGTTTCGCCGTCAGACCGCGTGCGGCAGTGAAATTCGAGGATGCGCATGCCGGGAAAACCGAAAGCATCTTTCAGCTGATACACATCATCGGTGATGATGCCGAGGTCTTCGGCCACGAGCCGCAGTTCCGGCACCGTTTCCCGGATAGCTTTAAAAAGAGCTGCACCCGGCCCCGGTGTCCAGTGGCCTTTTCTGGCATCCCGTGTTTTGGCATCGACAGTCCAAACGGCGGCAAAGCCGCGGAAGTGATCGATACGGACGATATCAGCCTGTTCGGCGAGCGTACGGAAACGTTCCCGCCACCAGCGCCAGTCATCTTCCTGCAGGGCGTCCCACTTGTACAGCGGGTTGCCCCATACCTGGCCATCCGCACTGAAGTAATCAGGCGGCACACCGGCGACAGCCGTGGGATATCCTGCCTTATCAAGTTCAAAAAATTCCCGGTGAGCCCAGGTATCCGCACTGTCCGGGGCCACAAAAATCGGCATATCCCCAAACAGCTTGATTCCCTTCTGATGAGCATACTCCTTGATGCCCTGCCAGGCTTTATAAAACCGGTACTGGCCGATCTTATATTTGCGGATTTCCTTTTCCAGCAAACGGCTGTACTGCTCCATAGCCAGTTTCTGACGGTTTCTGATGGGTGCCGGCCACTCCTGCCAGGGTCTCCCGTAGAAATAATCCCTGAGGGCCCGGAAGAGGGCATAATCATCCAGCCAGTAACTATGGGTACTGCAAAACGTCTCGAAATCGCGGGTTTCCTCTTCTGCCAGTTCTCCTTCTTCTGCAAAGAGCTCTTCATTACCGGCAAAGGCAGAAAGCGACAAGTAAGGAGAATCCCCAAGTCCCGGGGGATTAAGCGGCAGAATCTGCCAGACATTCTGCCCGGCCGCTTCCAGAAAATCAAGAAAAGCTCTTGCTGCTGCTTCCTTGTTCTTGCTGCCGGGAAGCGAAGTCGGATGCAGCAGCACGCCCGTTTCAAAAGGTGTACCCGGTTCCGGCAGCCGGTTATTTCTTTCCACGCAGTGGTAAATGATAGCTCCGTAGGGCGGAAGCGTCAGCGTAAAGCGTCCGTTCAGAACGGGTACCATTTCATCGGTCTGCGTTTCAGTCCCTTCGGTTTCATCATAAGGACCGAAGATACGATCCACGGACCACAGGGTTTCCAGTTCCCCGTACGCGAGCCCCTGCGTATCGATAGTCACCGTCTGCGACTTAGCACTCCTGTTAAGAGCAGTAAAGAAGACGCCATCTTCCGCAGTATCTCCGAATACGTCTCTGCAGCCCTCGATGAAGCGGGCAAAAACGTAGACATCGCCGTGCGCATAGACTGTACTGAAACGGCCTGTCTGCAGGGCGGGATACGTGTTCCGCAGCTGGTTCAGCGTGCGGCAGCACGTGGTAAGGCGCTTATTTTCATGTCCCCAGGGAAACGGCTTGCGATTCTGCGGATCCTTGCCGCCCGTAAGACCTGCTTCGTCCCCATAATACAAAGTCGGAGCCCCGGGAAGCGAAAGCTGCCAGGCCCGCAGGAGCCCATCCATACGTTCTGCCACTTCTTCCGGATATTTGCCGGCAAGCACAGTCAGGATGCGCTCCACGTCGTGACTTCCCAGGAGGTTCATCATCGCGTACATGTGCTCGCGGGGATAATTTTCCATTTGCTGCCAGTACCGCTTGTCCGTATCTTCCGCACTATCATTACCCAAAGCAAAGTCTACCATCAGGGCACGCAGCACATAGTTCATGACGCTGTCAAGTTTACCGCCGGACAGGTACTGACGCTGCACACCGTAGCTGACCTTGCGGGAGGCATCTTCCCAGACCTCACCGATGAGGGCCGCATCCGGATCTGTTTTTTTGAGTTCCTGATAAAAAGGTTCCAGGAAACCGTCCGGCAATTCGTCGGCCACATCGAGACGCCAGCCGCTG
Proteins encoded in this window:
- a CDS encoding rubredoxin; amino-acid sequence: MKLIEDLAKQAGAAVGSSRPVAETLQYVPIDRYVGMSGQKFRGNLYIACGISGAVQHLKGIKDATTIVAINTNAGAPIFKNCDYGIVGDVKVILPLLTKALDNGAPKKPAPPMVKMKRPLIKKELPPGLYVCNGCGYEYDPDKGDPVADVKPGTKFENLPEDWTCPECGEPKTGFVKES
- a CDS encoding C69 family dipeptidase; translated protein: MPCTTLLVGRKATYDGSTMMARNEDSPSGQFTPKKFIVVNPKDQPRHYQSVLSKFSIDLKEEPMRYTAMPNALPDEGFWGEAGINEANVAMSETETITSNYRVLGADPLVKEGIGEEDMLLLVLPYIHSAREGVKRLGDLLARYGTYEMNGIGFQDAQEVWWLETIGGHHWIARKVPDDRYVVMPNQQGIDSFDMEDALGKQKEHMCSPDLAEFIRDHHLDLMPSAAGRASSLKKDRAFNARLAFGSHDDADHTYNTPRAWFMLRYLNPRTYLWDGPDADFTPEDDDLPWSLIPERKITPEDVKYALSGHYQGTPYDCYGRYGDSSLRGKYRAIGINRNNFLALTQLRPDVDKERMAIEWIAESSNVFNAFVPFYANVTKTPAYFAETGKEPDTHQFYWANRLIAALADAHYGRCASIIERYQNSVGAQAHALLEQFDKASYQGSVQTFLEKCNDTIAAMAQKETDDCLGKVLYEASCGMKNAYARSDS
- a CDS encoding ISL3 family transposase, producing MSFTNYTIQNNAECQDVFYNVFMPEDPFDDSQEIVICSEKKYTDFRCPKCGQKMYSYEPFSTYLKSFPAYPEHTRMIRFEGHRFRCSCCHATITEPIPFKYPGTRITMRASLWIETLLRNGIPANAIAKMSGIHWSTVRYVHKQLMDESLDKYEMELELTSYKPRFLAIDEFAIHKGHTYATCVMDLATGYILWVGRGRAIADFEHFFKEYDQTKLTEVKAVAMDMNASYNKLVQEHLPQAKVVYDRYHMQAQFGKEVLGVVRLDEARMHRDKANDMQEALKDASAEDKPALKERISEEKKNYRTLKKVRWPLLTNEDRLNPKSKEALQAIFAEHEDLAICYSMKEEMVALYELRDYDKALAGWKRWFKAALGSGIPALVRFAKIKLPRIDGLVNHALYPINTGKLEGFNNKIKVAKRRAYGYRDDEYFFTLIRYLSIPTVRGILPKKP
- a CDS encoding FprA family A-type flavoprotein → MECVRKLTKDLYWVGADDRRLELFENIHPIPRGVSYNSYLLLDKKTVLFDTADWSVCRQYLENVTAVLNGRPLDYLIINHVEPDHAASLEEVLIRHPETKVISNEKAFTLMAQFGYEVTDRAIVVKEGDTMDFGTHKIAFVAAPMVHWPEAMVSFDTTTGTLFSADAFGTFGALGGRIFADEVNFERDWLDDARRYYTNIVGKYGPHVMDLLNKASKLDIKMICPLHGPVWRKNIAWFLDKYIHWASYEPEEKGVLLLYASMYGNTESAASVFAAGLAEKGMTNIAMYDVSKTDTSYLISDAFKYSHIVLASVTYNLNIYPKMMTFLDHMRILNLQNRIVGIIENGSWACTVGTLMHDYLEDKMKGITILQDGVTINSRMTAGQNRTMSDMIDAVIDSMKEPDKK
- the malQ gene encoding 4-alpha-glucanotransferase; its protein translation is MKTLLYHDSRNTAYRFPFGAVPAGTAVTLRLDVQGDGTEAVFLRLWIDDKEVRYPMTCPDEPPVDPARPLDEQKTECRDSDTEEKETDSVRNRRYEVTFRVPDKGCLVWYYFVVQTDNTVTYYGNNKAQLGGVGDLSREAPPSFQITVYDADAVTPDWLKHAIIYQIFPDRFNRGDVPAERFLGKSGAVVHSAWDGEPAYGRDSRGNVLYYDFYGGTLEGIIEKLDYIADLGVTCLYLNPIFKARSNHRYDTGDYKVIDPFLGDEATFKKLCAEARKRGIRIILDGVFSHTGADSRYFNRYGNYHSVGAAQSEKSPYYKWYQFRTYPNDYQCWWGDKTLPEVKEIEPSYLDFIVRDEDSVMKHWMKAGISGWRLDVADELPDGFLEPFYQELKKTDPDAALIGEVWEDASRKVSYGVQRQYLSGGKLDSVMNYVLRALMVDFALGNDSAEDTDKRYWQQMENYPREHMYAMMNLLGSHDVERILTVLAGKYPEEVAERMDGLLRAWQLSLPGAPTLYYGDEAGLTGGKDPQNRKPFPWGHENKRLTTCCRTLNQLRNTYPALQTGRFSTVYAHGDVYVFARFIEGCRDVFGDTAEDGVFFTALNRSAKSQTVTIDTQGLAYGELETLWSVDRIFGPYDETEGTETQTDEMVPVLNGRFTLTLPPYGAIIYHCVERNNRLPEPGTPFETGVLLHPTSLPGSKNKEAAARAFLDFLEAAGQNVWQILPLNPPGLGDSPYLSLSAFAGNEELFAEEGELAEEETRDFETFCSTHSYWLDDYALFRALRDYFYGRPWQEWPAPIRNRQKLAMEQYSRLLEKEIRKYKIGQYRFYKAWQGIKEYAHQKGIKLFGDMPIFVAPDSADTWAHREFFELDKAGYPTAVAGVPPDYFSADGQVWGNPLYKWDALQEDDWRWWRERFRTLAEQADIVRIDHFRGFAAVWTVDAKTRDARKGHWTPGPGAALFKAIRETVPELRLVAEDLGIITDDVYQLKDAFGFPGMRILEFHCRTRSDGETSFDTEPNCIAYTGTHDNNTLKGWFEEELDDAGRERMKRMVSSIREFGSDEEDTLRRRFLGYLYSRRARTVIVPMQDILGLPSSCRMNLPGTASGNWHWQMKEGVLTPQLAAVLKELVETYRNCA